Proteins from one Prevotella sp. E2-28 genomic window:
- a CDS encoding pectate lyase, translated as MNRFFFTISALLCAVFLQAQDVVIHAVTRNVNANQARVTLTSGDKKYYNTTDVSAIDLDHSSGKITVNIGAETDVYNSTVSSLSFVKKISSSESVQITEAQGWLESAYVKFAPFDGATSYHVYVKGGQYSDFTKIDDQLIRSYGTYNRADAMGLKAGEYALKVVPVIDDIEVETAAKTVSGLVVKSFNRDGYAHYNATAGIGAYNNDGTLKANARVLYVSKANAKTVTLEMQVGSSKYETRTGIQDIIQAYEKGVETRPLDIRIIGLLKKADMPELGSSAIGLQVKGKGQNMNLTIEGVGSDATFHGFGVLVRACKYVELRNLGVMMHEEDGISFDTDNEHVWGHHLDIFYGKNKGGDKAKGDGSFDVKGTFYCTVSDNHFWDSGKCNLNSNGDEVDYVTYHHNWYDHSDSRHPRVRKSKHLHVFNNYFDGNAKYGVGATTGSCIFVEKNYYRNCKYPMLISKQGSDIHNGVGSSADTKGTFSNEDGGIIKAYDNYMTGQKSFEPYAAGDATYSKHFDAYVVQNRTDQVPAEVVTLQGGTGYNNFDTEDSFYTYTPDAKEDVPTVVTGHYGAGRCEHGDFQYTFNNATEDANYDVILDLSNKLEAYTSSLVKVYGDMGAVSEEQDPVDPTPQPGDDPEPQEGTIICTFDGEPSNSMFTLSSTTTYGDGKITYNETYYKKGVKLDSKGTITFKPLKNYNMTLVLATAKSGRDVKLNDAKTTVGGTENTTGAYYEMAPISLSANTEYKITKGSAESIVMIIKLEPQE; from the coding sequence ATGAATAGATTTTTCTTCACGATATCTGCTTTGCTCTGTGCCGTTTTCTTACAGGCACAGGATGTGGTCATACATGCGGTGACTCGTAATGTTAATGCGAATCAGGCTCGTGTCACGCTGACTTCTGGCGATAAGAAGTACTATAACACGACTGATGTTTCAGCGATAGATCTTGACCACTCTTCTGGTAAGATAACAGTAAATATTGGCGCAGAGACTGATGTGTATAATAGCACAGTATCGAGCCTGTCTTTTGTTAAGAAAATTTCGAGTTCTGAGAGTGTTCAGATTACTGAGGCTCAGGGATGGCTGGAATCGGCTTATGTGAAGTTTGCCCCCTTTGATGGTGCTACTTCCTATCATGTCTATGTGAAGGGCGGACAATATAGTGACTTCACCAAGATTGATGATCAGCTGATTCGTAGCTATGGCACTTATAATCGTGCTGATGCTATGGGCCTCAAGGCTGGTGAGTATGCACTCAAAGTGGTGCCTGTGATAGATGATATCGAGGTAGAGACAGCTGCTAAGACGGTCTCAGGCCTTGTTGTCAAGAGTTTCAATCGTGATGGTTATGCCCACTATAATGCTACTGCAGGCATTGGTGCTTATAACAACGATGGCACGTTGAAAGCGAACGCCCGTGTGCTGTATGTCAGCAAGGCCAATGCTAAGACGGTGACATTGGAGATGCAGGTGGGTAGTAGCAAATACGAGACGCGTACTGGTATTCAGGATATTATCCAGGCTTATGAGAAGGGCGTTGAGACGCGTCCACTCGATATCCGCATCATCGGACTCCTGAAAAAGGCCGATATGCCTGAACTGGGCAGTAGTGCCATTGGTCTGCAGGTCAAGGGTAAGGGACAGAACATGAACCTCACCATCGAGGGTGTGGGCTCTGATGCTACTTTCCATGGCTTTGGCGTGCTGGTTCGTGCTTGTAAATACGTGGAACTGCGTAACTTGGGTGTGATGATGCACGAGGAGGATGGCATCAGCTTTGATACGGATAATGAGCATGTATGGGGGCATCATCTCGACATCTTCTATGGCAAGAACAAGGGTGGCGACAAGGCTAAGGGTGATGGCTCGTTCGATGTGAAGGGTACGTTCTATTGTACCGTTAGCGATAACCACTTCTGGGATAGTGGCAAGTGTAACCTCAACTCCAATGGTGATGAGGTGGACTATGTGACTTATCATCATAACTGGTACGACCACTCTGACTCTCGTCATCCTCGTGTGCGTAAGTCTAAGCACCTGCATGTCTTTAACAACTATTTCGATGGTAATGCGAAGTATGGCGTGGGTGCTACTACGGGCTCGTGCATCTTTGTTGAGAAGAACTACTATCGCAACTGTAAATACCCGATGCTGATTTCTAAGCAGGGCTCTGACATCCATAATGGTGTAGGGTCGAGTGCTGATACCAAGGGTACTTTCTCTAACGAGGATGGTGGTATCATCAAGGCATACGACAACTATATGACTGGTCAGAAGAGCTTTGAGCCTTACGCGGCTGGCGATGCTACCTACAGCAAGCATTTCGATGCTTATGTCGTTCAGAATCGTACGGATCAGGTGCCTGCAGAGGTGGTCACGCTTCAGGGTGGTACAGGCTATAATAACTTCGATACAGAGGATAGCTTCTATACTTATACGCCTGATGCGAAAGAAGATGTGCCTACTGTAGTGACTGGTCATTATGGCGCAGGGCGATGTGAACATGGTGATTTCCAGTACACGTTCAATAATGCGACTGAGGATGCCAACTATGACGTCATCCTTGACCTCTCGAATAAACTGGAGGCTTATACCAGTTCGCTTGTCAAGGTCTATGGTGATATGGGTGCTGTCAGCGAGGAGCAAGACCCTGTAGATCCTACACCCCAGCCAGGGGATGACCCAGAACCACAGGAGGGTACTATCATCTGTACTTTCGATGGAGAGCCCTCAAACAGTATGTTTACTTTGAGTTCCACAACGACCTATGGCGATGGTAAGATCACTTACAATGAAACGTATTACAAGAAGGGTGTGAAGCTCGACAGCAAGGGCACTATCACCTTCAAGCCTCTGAAGAATTATAACATGACGCTCGTACTGGCTACTGCCAAGAGTGGTCGTGATGTGAAACTCAATGATGCGAAGACTACTGTTGGTGGTACGGAGAATACCACTGGTGCTTATTACGAGATGGCACCTATCTCTCTGTCTGCCAATACGGAATATAAGATTACCAAGGGCTCTGCAGAGTCCATCGTGATGATTATCAAATTAGAACCCCAAGAGTAA
- a CDS encoding BamA/TamA family outer membrane protein, whose amino-acid sequence MKRPFIAFHNKKGILCYTFVLSAMSLLTSCSSTKYVPADESLLNSVKVKTESSYRDVNTASLRNYVRQMPNSRWFSLYKLPLAVYSLSGRDSTKWINRTLKSMGEPPVVFDSARSVQTCADLTQQLKNEGFLDAQVGMQVVKKRRKADVTYLLEPGEPYFVDSIDYAVQDAEIARILACQDRSKSLIYKGMKFDVSKLDAERKRITTLLADSGYYRFHKDFITYQADSIAHSRLIHLTLRLSPYQQRDGNSEDHTRFWLRNISYESGNPNDSRLHLRQHVLNECTHMQAGRPYTATGLQNTYNHFGRMQAVKYTNITFSQVPSTDSLDCLIQLQMNKPSTLSFQPEGTNTAGDLGAAASLTYQNRNLFRGSEVISIQLRGAYEAIRGLEGYSNQDFVEYSSEAKLQFPRFISPFINSHIRQQVNATSEVSLLYDIQNRPEFHRRLLSVAWRYKWSFPHRHDRYQLDLLDLNYVFMPWISDTFRKEYLENDNTRNAILRYNYEDLFITKIGFGYSYSKDNTAFKSNIETSGNLLSLGSKLWHAEKDALGHYQMFNIAFAQYVKGDFDLSHAFLIDQNNQLVLHLGIGIAYPYGNSSVLPFEKRYFSGGANSVRGWSVRTLGPGKYKERDGRINFINQTGDMKLDLNAEFRTRLFWKFSGALFVDAGNIWTLREYKEQPGGQFDIKDFPNQIAVGYGLGLRLNFDYFILRFDLGMKAVNPAYEADDDEHYPILHPKFSRDYAFHFAVGLPF is encoded by the coding sequence TTGAAAAGACCTTTTATTGCATTCCATAACAAAAAAGGTATCTTGTGTTATACCTTTGTGCTGAGCGCGATGTCTCTGTTGACGTCGTGCTCTAGCACGAAGTATGTGCCTGCTGATGAGTCTCTCCTGAATAGTGTCAAGGTGAAGACGGAGAGTAGCTATCGTGATGTCAACACGGCTTCCCTCCGAAATTATGTGCGTCAGATGCCTAACAGTCGTTGGTTCTCGCTCTATAAACTTCCGCTGGCTGTCTATTCTCTCTCAGGTCGTGATAGCACGAAATGGATTAATCGCACGTTGAAGTCCATGGGTGAACCGCCTGTCGTTTTCGATAGCGCACGCTCTGTTCAGACATGTGCCGACCTCACTCAGCAGTTGAAGAACGAGGGATTCCTGGATGCACAGGTGGGAATGCAGGTCGTAAAGAAACGACGAAAGGCTGATGTGACGTATCTCTTGGAACCTGGTGAACCTTATTTCGTGGATAGTATCGACTATGCTGTTCAGGATGCGGAGATAGCTCGAATACTCGCCTGTCAGGATAGGTCTAAGAGTTTGATTTACAAGGGTATGAAGTTCGATGTCTCTAAGCTTGATGCTGAGCGCAAACGTATCACGACCCTCTTGGCTGATAGTGGGTATTATCGTTTCCATAAGGACTTCATCACTTATCAGGCTGACTCCATAGCTCATTCGCGTCTCATTCACCTCACTTTGCGCCTCTCACCTTATCAGCAACGTGATGGCAATAGTGAGGACCATACGCGCTTCTGGCTGAGGAATATCTCGTACGAGAGTGGTAATCCTAACGACAGTAGGCTGCATCTTCGTCAGCATGTCCTCAATGAGTGTACCCACATGCAGGCTGGCCGACCTTATACGGCTACTGGTTTGCAGAACACGTATAATCACTTTGGCCGAATGCAGGCTGTGAAATATACGAATATCACGTTCTCGCAGGTGCCTTCTACTGATTCGCTCGACTGTCTGATACAGTTGCAGATGAACAAGCCCTCTACGTTGAGTTTCCAGCCTGAGGGTACGAATACGGCAGGTGACCTGGGCGCAGCGGCATCATTGACTTATCAGAATCGTAACCTCTTCCGTGGTAGTGAGGTCATCAGTATTCAGTTGCGTGGTGCTTATGAGGCTATCCGTGGTCTGGAGGGCTATTCTAATCAGGATTTCGTGGAGTATAGCTCTGAGGCCAAGTTGCAGTTCCCGCGTTTTATCTCGCCCTTTATCAATAGTCATATCCGCCAGCAGGTGAATGCTACCAGTGAGGTTTCCCTGCTCTACGACATACAGAATCGTCCTGAGTTTCATCGACGCCTCCTTTCTGTGGCATGGCGTTATAAATGGAGCTTCCCGCATCGTCATGATCGTTACCAGTTGGATCTCCTTGACCTGAACTATGTCTTCATGCCCTGGATTTCTGATACGTTCCGAAAGGAGTATCTGGAGAACGACAATACGCGTAATGCAATCCTGCGTTATAATTACGAGGACTTGTTTATTACGAAGATTGGCTTTGGCTATTCTTATAGCAAGGACAACACGGCGTTTAAGTCAAATATAGAGACCTCTGGTAATCTCCTGTCCTTAGGCTCTAAGTTATGGCATGCTGAGAAGGATGCCTTGGGGCATTATCAGATGTTTAATATTGCCTTTGCACAGTATGTCAAGGGTGATTTTGACCTGAGCCATGCCTTCCTGATAGATCAGAACAACCAACTGGTACTTCACCTCGGCATAGGTATTGCCTATCCTTATGGCAACTCGTCTGTGTTGCCGTTCGAGAAGCGTTATTTCTCTGGTGGTGCCAATAGTGTGCGTGGCTGGAGCGTGCGTACCTTGGGGCCTGGTAAGTATAAGGAGCGCGATGGACGTATCAACTTTATTAACCAGACGGGTGACATGAAGCTCGACCTCAATGCGGAGTTCCGTACACGCCTGTTCTGGAAATTCAGTGGCGCCCTGTTTGTGGATGCAGGTAATATATGGACCTTGCGAGAGTATAAGGAACAGCCTGGCGGACAGTTTGATATCAAGGATTTCCCTAATCAGATAGCTGTGGGCTATGGACTTGGCCTGCGCCTGAACTTCGACTATTTCATCCTGCGTTTCGACCTGGGTATGAAGGCTGTGAACCCAGCTTATGAGGCTGACGATGATGAGCATTATCCCATCCTTCATCCGAAGTTCAGTCGTGACTATGCGTTCCATTTTGCCGTGGGACTGCCATTCTGA
- a CDS encoding MBL fold metallo-hydrolase, translating into MLRFISFGSGSSGNCYYLYTETDGLIIDAGVGIRTLKKYFRDYGLSFSKVHRILITHDHADHIKCVGSMSHDFMLPVFATQAVHAGIDRNYCVARKVGSGLRQYLEPGVTVQLGEFTVTPFSVPHDSSDNVGYLVEAQDTVFCLMTDAGRVTDEMATYINRAHYLVIEANHDREMLQQGPYPQHLKERIVCGTGHLNNEACAQAIATNMSEHLRQVWLCHLSEENNHPELARKTVEAVLRSYGIVPGTDLKLEVLKRTMPTGIFDLEPPTSE; encoded by the coding sequence ATGTTGAGATTTATATCATTTGGAAGTGGAAGTAGCGGAAACTGCTACTATTTGTATACAGAGACTGACGGTCTCATCATTGATGCTGGTGTGGGCATCCGTACGCTGAAGAAGTATTTCCGTGACTACGGACTGAGCTTCAGTAAGGTGCATCGTATCCTCATTACGCATGATCATGCCGACCATATCAAGTGTGTGGGCAGCATGAGCCATGATTTCATGTTGCCCGTCTTTGCTACGCAGGCTGTTCATGCTGGTATTGATCGCAACTACTGTGTGGCACGTAAGGTGGGCAGTGGCTTGCGTCAGTATCTGGAGCCAGGTGTCACCGTCCAATTGGGCGAGTTCACTGTGACGCCTTTCTCTGTACCTCACGACAGTAGTGATAACGTGGGTTATCTGGTTGAGGCGCAGGACACGGTGTTCTGTCTGATGACTGATGCAGGACGTGTGACGGATGAGATGGCAACTTATATCAATCGTGCACATTATCTGGTCATCGAGGCTAACCATGATCGTGAGATGTTGCAGCAGGGCCCTTATCCTCAGCATCTCAAGGAGCGTATTGTATGTGGCACAGGCCACCTCAATAACGAGGCTTGTGCACAGGCTATTGCTACCAACATGAGTGAGCACCTCCGTCAGGTGTGGCTTTGTCATCTCTCAGAGGAGAATAATCACCCTGAGTTGGCACGTAAGACGGTGGAGGCTGTCCTGCGTTCTTATGGCATCGTACCAGGCACAGATTTGAAGTTGGAGGTACTAAAGCGCACCATGCCTACGGGCATCTTTGATCTAGAGCCCCCGACAAGCGAATGA
- a CDS encoding UpxY family transcription antiterminator produces MESVEATLPRKEQVLWYPMRVSYGREEAIKDVLDNLSVRNFLPMQRLRGWIDDDGEPRQRLVPAIRNLIFVNASQQRITELKMYNKDCQPLRYMTNPFSHDDTDYLLTVPNHQMENFIRVASVEDDRLLYLDPNVEYLNKPGKKVRITDGDFKDAEGVIKRIKNNKRVVVEIQGVAAVAITYVPSVWLEPID; encoded by the coding sequence ATGGAGTCTGTTGAAGCGACACTTCCCCGTAAGGAACAGGTTTTGTGGTACCCCATGCGTGTGAGCTATGGTCGTGAGGAGGCTATCAAAGATGTGCTCGATAATCTTTCTGTTCGTAATTTCCTGCCTATGCAGCGCCTTCGTGGTTGGATAGATGATGATGGTGAACCTCGCCAGCGTCTCGTTCCTGCCATCCGTAATCTCATCTTCGTAAACGCTTCGCAGCAACGCATTACGGAGTTGAAGATGTACAACAAGGATTGTCAGCCCTTGCGTTATATGACTAATCCTTTCTCGCATGATGATACAGACTATCTCCTCACTGTTCCTAATCATCAGATGGAGAATTTCATCCGTGTAGCTTCTGTGGAGGACGACCGTCTGCTTTATCTCGATCCTAACGTGGAGTATCTGAATAAGCCGGGAAAGAAGGTTCGTATCACCGATGGAGACTTCAAGGATGCAGAAGGTGTCATTAAGCGCATCAAGAATAATAAGCGCGTAGTGGTTGAGATTCAGGGTGTTGCTGCCGTAGCAATCACTTATGTGCCCTCCGTTTGGCTGGAGCCAATCGATTAA
- a CDS encoding UDP-glucose/GDP-mannose dehydrogenase family protein — protein MNIAIVGTGYVGLVSGTCFAEMGAHVTCVDVDAQKIQKLKDGIMPIYEPGLEELVKRNVEYGRLQFTTDLTEVLDDVEVVFSAVGTPPDEDGSADLKYVLAVAKQFGQHINKYTILVTKSTVPVGTAQKVKAAIQAELDKRGVQVPFDVASNPEFLKEGAAIKDFMSPDRVVVGTESEKAKEVMTRLYKPFLINNFRVIFMDIPSAEMTKYAANAMLATRISFMNDIANLCELVGANVDHVRKGIGTDARIGTKFLYAGCGYGGSCFPKDVKALLHTGLDNGYHMEVIEAVERVNEKQKSIVYDKIIKALGISGSVCGNSSATPLKGKTIAIIGLSFKPETDDMREAPALVVIDKLLKDGATVRVFDPVAMDECKRRIGDVVTYCKNMYDAADGADVFALLTEWRQFRMPSWNVIKKVMTGNVVVDGRNIYDRQELEEQGFIYTRIGEK, from the coding sequence ATGAATATAGCAATTGTAGGAACCGGTTATGTTGGTTTGGTCAGTGGAACTTGCTTCGCTGAGATGGGAGCTCATGTCACCTGTGTGGATGTTGACGCTCAGAAAATTCAGAAGTTGAAGGATGGCATCATGCCTATCTATGAGCCTGGCCTTGAGGAATTGGTCAAGCGTAATGTAGAGTATGGTCGTCTTCAGTTCACCACAGATCTCACTGAAGTCCTCGATGATGTCGAGGTTGTCTTCTCAGCTGTAGGTACACCTCCTGATGAGGATGGCTCTGCCGACCTGAAGTATGTGCTGGCCGTGGCTAAGCAGTTTGGCCAGCATATCAACAAATACACCATTCTCGTTACCAAGTCAACAGTACCCGTAGGCACAGCCCAGAAGGTGAAGGCTGCTATTCAGGCTGAGTTGGATAAGCGTGGCGTGCAGGTTCCTTTCGATGTAGCCTCTAACCCCGAGTTCCTCAAGGAGGGTGCAGCTATTAAGGACTTCATGTCTCCCGACCGTGTGGTGGTCGGTACTGAGAGCGAGAAGGCCAAGGAGGTAATGACTCGCCTTTACAAGCCATTCCTCATCAATAACTTCCGTGTTATCTTCATGGATATCCCCTCTGCTGAGATGACCAAGTATGCTGCCAATGCCATGTTGGCTACGCGTATCTCTTTCATGAATGATATCGCCAACCTCTGTGAACTTGTAGGTGCTAATGTTGATCATGTTCGCAAAGGCATCGGCACAGATGCTCGTATCGGCACCAAGTTCCTCTATGCAGGTTGTGGCTATGGTGGCTCTTGCTTCCCTAAAGACGTAAAAGCCCTCCTTCATACCGGCCTTGATAATGGTTATCACATGGAGGTTATCGAAGCTGTAGAGCGAGTCAACGAGAAGCAGAAGTCCATTGTTTATGATAAGATTATTAAAGCCCTCGGCATCTCTGGTTCTGTATGTGGTAATTCTTCTGCCACTCCTCTCAAGGGAAAGACCATAGCGATCATAGGTCTCAGTTTTAAACCCGAAACTGATGATATGCGTGAGGCTCCAGCCTTGGTTGTCATTGACAAGCTTTTGAAGGACGGTGCCACTGTCCGTGTCTTTGATCCAGTTGCCATGGACGAATGCAAGCGTCGCATTGGTGATGTCGTCACCTACTGCAAGAATATGTACGATGCCGCTGATGGTGCCGATGTCTTCGCCCTCCTCACAGAATGGCGTCAGTTCCGTATGCCCTCTTGGAATGTCATCAAGAAAGTCATGACAGGTAATGTCGTTGTTGATGGCAGAAACATCTATGACCGTCAGGAACTCGAGGAGCAAGGCTTCATCTACACACGTATTGGCGAAAAGTAA